A genomic segment from Rubrobacter tropicus encodes:
- a CDS encoding ABC transporter substrate-binding protein: protein MERAGGRFTRRDFLRLGGAGVAGASLLGLYGCGGGGSSGAQIDWASWANSGEATRFREYTDKFMQDHPDIQVTYTPTPIYDDYHPKILTQLNGGTAPDAFYAGDIWVAQFIKNETIKPLNKLMNGPNSAAKPEDFADGLWGPARLDDGTIYGVTVDCNPTVLWYNKGVLEEAGISDDPRQIYESGEWKWDVLLQMSEQVASSGNTNGLMFENGINWFYSWCRQNGGKPFDGETCVFNEDAKSVEAFQWMYDNIESGAFTYAGNLPTGQTSDAQFNSNRAAFVQAGRWVLPVFKQNTSLEYDVVPFPTNTDNDMEPGWVATAYMVMNNQTENEKAAFEFLTNFTGPEGQSFRLQESGNAVPSVLQGADDLVTKGSDPEGSQYFLDVRDSGIVGYADLTVPGLPEDIQDLFEKELWLKNAPGDVQATLDGAAQTINQRIEENRNG, encoded by the coding sequence ATGGAAAGAGCGGGTGGCCGGTTTACCCGGCGCGATTTCCTGAGGTTGGGTGGCGCCGGCGTTGCCGGGGCAAGCTTGCTTGGCCTCTACGGGTGCGGGGGAGGGGGGTCTTCGGGCGCGCAGATCGACTGGGCCTCGTGGGCCAACTCCGGTGAGGCCACGCGCTTTCGCGAGTACACCGACAAGTTTATGCAGGACCACCCCGACATCCAGGTCACCTACACGCCGACGCCCATCTACGACGACTACCACCCAAAGATCCTGACCCAGCTCAACGGCGGGACCGCCCCCGACGCGTTCTACGCCGGCGACATCTGGGTCGCCCAGTTCATAAAGAACGAGACCATAAAGCCGCTCAACAAGCTCATGAACGGCCCGAACAGCGCGGCGAAACCGGAGGATTTCGCGGACGGGTTGTGGGGACCGGCGAGGCTCGACGACGGGACCATCTACGGCGTCACCGTCGACTGTAACCCGACGGTCCTCTGGTACAACAAGGGCGTTCTCGAGGAAGCCGGGATCAGCGACGATCCGCGCCAGATCTACGAGAGCGGCGAGTGGAAGTGGGACGTCCTGCTCCAGATGTCCGAGCAGGTCGCCTCCTCCGGAAACACCAACGGCCTCATGTTCGAGAACGGCATCAACTGGTTCTACTCCTGGTGCCGCCAGAACGGCGGGAAGCCGTTCGACGGCGAAACGTGTGTCTTCAACGAGGATGCGAAGTCCGTCGAGGCCTTCCAGTGGATGTACGACAACATCGAGAGCGGGGCCTTCACCTACGCCGGGAACCTGCCGACGGGGCAGACCTCGGACGCCCAGTTCAACTCGAACCGGGCCGCGTTCGTGCAGGCGGGCCGGTGGGTCTTGCCCGTCTTCAAGCAGAACACAAGCCTCGAGTACGACGTGGTTCCTTTCCCGACGAACACGGACAACGACATGGAGCCCGGGTGGGTCGCCACGGCTTACATGGTCATGAACAACCAGACCGAGAACGAGAAGGCGGCCTTCGAGTTCCTGACCAACTTCACGGGCCCGGAGGGCCAGAGCTTCAGGCTGCAGGAGTCGGGCAACGCCGTTCCCTCCGTCCTTCAGGGCGCCGACGACCTGGTGACCAAGGGGAGCGATCCCGAAGGCTCCCAGTACTTCCTCGACGTCCGCGACTCCGGCATCGTCGGTTACGCGGACCTCACCGTGCCCGGCCTCCCCGAGGACATCCAGGACCTCTTCGAGAAAGAACTCTGGCTCAAGAACGCGCCGGGCGACGTGCAGGCGACGCTCGACGGCGCGGCCCAGACCATCAACCAGAGGATCGAGGAGAACAGGAACGGATAG
- a CDS encoding helix-turn-helix domain-containing protein, translating into MRYGSVVADFGETPGFRVWRGEPLATMPFHWHDQVEINYAVGGSLTYLLAGSLVRVPPGRLAVFWAGTPHSVVNRTQVDDFYWVYVPLAWALRLGLPNAFTRRVMSGELVVDADPLGTDPPMLSRWSEELPGADEARTRLIVREVENRLMRLALSQPGAAEDGCVPAGAGPVRKVTEMARFVAENHEGPLRLSDVARHVGLHPNYAMALFRKHYGITLSAYLTRLRVCQAQYLLLSTDHDASRIAFEAGFGSISRFYEAFKTVSGTTPGEYRLLPKLQ; encoded by the coding sequence ATGAGGTACGGGAGCGTCGTCGCGGATTTTGGGGAGACGCCCGGGTTCAGGGTGTGGCGCGGGGAGCCGCTGGCGACGATGCCGTTTCACTGGCACGACCAGGTCGAGATCAACTACGCCGTCGGGGGGAGCCTGACTTATCTGCTGGCTGGTTCGCTGGTGCGGGTCCCGCCCGGGAGGCTTGCGGTGTTCTGGGCGGGGACGCCGCACAGCGTCGTTAACAGGACACAAGTCGACGATTTTTACTGGGTCTACGTGCCGCTCGCGTGGGCGCTGCGGCTCGGGTTGCCGAACGCCTTCACCCGGCGCGTGATGTCCGGCGAGTTGGTGGTCGACGCCGATCCGCTCGGGACGGACCCGCCGATGCTCAGCCGCTGGAGCGAGGAGTTGCCCGGCGCCGACGAAGCCCGCACGCGCCTGATCGTCCGCGAGGTCGAGAACCGGCTGATGCGCCTCGCGCTCTCCCAGCCCGGGGCCGCCGAAGACGGGTGCGTCCCCGCCGGAGCCGGCCCGGTGCGCAAGGTCACCGAGATGGCCCGCTTCGTGGCCGAGAACCACGAGGGTCCGCTGCGCCTGTCCGACGTGGCCCGCCACGTCGGGCTTCACCCCAACTACGCGATGGCGCTCTTTCGCAAGCATTACGGGATCACGTTGAGCGCTTACCTGACGCGGCTGCGCGTCTGTCAGGCCCAGTACCTGCTCCTCTCCACCGACCACGACGCCTCGCGCATCGCCTTCGAGGCCGGCTTCGGCTCGATCAGCCGCTTCTACGAGGCCTTCAAGACCGTGAGCGGGACGACCCCGGGAGAATACAGGCTGCTGCCGAAACTCCAGTAG
- a CDS encoding helix-turn-helix transcriptional regulator yields MFGELELSRPKLTGVATYPAGATFGPRVTRDYEFVWVIEGDVEYSRDGTIVPAGPGSIILCRPGGTDSFRWDQSNRTRHGFFHFEVLSLPEAWPPPEEWPLVRPPVEGDVLRPLFRHLLTWAGSGDPLLLRATMAHMLASFVTGEIAGNDVPREPLPDAVERAHAHLQERLEADPSAPLSLPDLARAALVSPEHLCRLFKSSTGLSPIETVRLARLDRAAVLLARTNFSVAEVGAACGFPNPFHFSRRFKEAYGQSPSDLRKSIQNGATPPTPRLSRSVPEIR; encoded by the coding sequence ATGTTCGGCGAATTAGAGCTTTCGCGGCCCAAACTGACCGGCGTCGCCACGTATCCGGCGGGCGCGACCTTCGGGCCGCGGGTGACGCGAGACTACGAGTTCGTGTGGGTGATCGAGGGCGACGTCGAGTACAGCCGCGACGGAACCATCGTACCCGCGGGTCCGGGCTCGATCATCCTCTGCCGCCCCGGCGGAACCGACTCTTTCCGGTGGGACCAGAGCAACCGCACCCGCCACGGCTTCTTCCACTTCGAGGTCCTCTCCCTGCCTGAGGCCTGGCCGCCGCCCGAAGAGTGGCCGCTCGTTAGGCCGCCCGTCGAGGGGGACGTGCTGCGGCCCCTCTTCCGGCACCTGCTCACCTGGGCCGGCAGCGGCGACCCGCTGCTGCTGCGCGCCACGATGGCTCACATGCTGGCGAGCTTCGTGACGGGGGAGATCGCCGGCAACGACGTACCCCGCGAGCCGCTCCCCGACGCCGTCGAACGCGCCCACGCCCACCTCCAGGAACGTCTCGAAGCGGACCCCTCCGCGCCCCTGAGCCTCCCGGATCTCGCCCGCGCGGCCCTCGTCAGCCCCGAACACCTCTGCCGGCTCTTCAAGTCCTCGACCGGCCTCTCCCCCATCGAGACCGTGCGCCTGGCCCGCCTCGACCGGGCGGCCGTCCTGCTGGCCCGCACCAACTTCTCCGTGGCCGAGGTCGGCGCCGCCTGCGGGTTCCCGAACCCCTTCCACTTCTCCCGCCGCTTCAAAGAGGCCTACGGCCAATCCCCCAGTGACCTGCGAAAGAGCATCCAAAACGGCGCGACGCCCCCGACGCCGAGGCTCTCGAGGAGCGTCCCCGAGATCCGGTAA